GCCAATTCCGGCGCTCTTACCATAGTGGGCGGCGGTGATACCGATACGGCGATTCACCAGGCAGGGGAGAGTTCTAAAATCTCATATATCTCCACAGGCGGCGGCGCGTTTCTTGAGTTGCTGGAGGGCAAAACCTTGCCAGGAGTGGTGTCTTTGGAGGCATGCGGAGGCAACACATGAGAAACTGGATGGTTGCGGGAAATTGGAAGATGTATAATACGATTCCCGAAGCTACAACCCTTGCGGCACAGATCAGGGAAGGCATGAAAGGTATCACTGGTGGAGAAGTGGTGGTGGCCCCGGCCTTTACCGCTCTCGCGGCAACATGCGATATCATAAAAGGTTCTTCGATCATTCTTGCGGCCCAGAATATGTTCTACGAAGAAAAAGGTGCGTATACAGGAGAGATATCCCTGGCCATGCTCAAGGACGCAGGATGTACTTACGTAATTATCGGTCATTCGGAAAGAAGAAAATACTTCCATGAGTCCGATGAAAATGTTAACTTAAAGGTGAAGAAGTGTCTTGCAGCTGAATTGAAGCCCATTGTGTGCGTGGGGGAGACCCTTGAGGAGCGCGAGCAGGGGGTTACGGAATTTGTAGTGGGACAGCAGGTGAGGAAAGCCTTTTATGGCCTGCAATCCCTGAACGGTGTGGTAATAGCTTACGAGCCGGTGTGGGCGATAGGCACGGGTAAGAACGCTCTGCCCATGGAGGCTGAAGAGACGCACCGGTTCATTAGGCACGTGATAGGCGATATGTTCGGTGAAGAGCAAGGATCGGTACGGATACTGTATGGAGGGAGCGTAACTCACGAAAATATAGGGGATTTGATAGGTATGAAAGATATAGACGGTGCTCTTGTGGGGGG
This sequence is a window from Syntrophobacterales bacterium. Protein-coding genes within it:
- the tpiA gene encoding triose-phosphate isomerase — protein: MRNWMVAGNWKMYNTIPEATTLAAQIREGMKGITGGEVVVAPAFTALAATCDIIKGSSIILAAQNMFYEEKGAYTGEISLAMLKDAGCTYVIIGHSERRKYFHESDENVNLKVKKCLAAELKPIVCVGETLEEREQGVTEFVVGQQVRKAFYGLQSLNGVVIAYEPVWAIGTGKNALPMEAEETHRFIRHVIGDMFGEEQGSVRILYGGSVTHENIGDLIGMKDIDGALVGGASLKAESFLGIIEKVSEKR